The nucleotide sequence GTATGGACTGTTGTTCTGCACTAATCACAGAAGTCTGATTTGCGACAACGCCAACCGTTTTGTTTCGGAGCAGTCCGGAGTAGGTATCAAACTGTTCGGCGCCCATCACAATAGTGTCATCTTTATCAATGCTTCCGGCTTCCGACTTCGAACTACGGGCTTCAGACTCCTCCGTATTTTCTTCTGAAAAAGGAATTTGATTCCCTTTGTCTCCACTTCCGCAGGAAAAACCTAACAGAAGAAGGATTAAAAATGTATTTTTGAACAACGTAAATCGCATAAAGTAACCCGTGAATTTCGAATTTTTCATCGCCCGGCGCATCATCGCTTCCAAGGATTATAAAAGTAGCATTTCGGCTCCAATAATAAAAATTGCGATAAGTGCGATTGCCCTGGGTATAATAATGATGCTTATCTCCATAGCAACGGGCGTCGGACTGCAAAAAAAGATACGAGAAAAGGTCTCGGCTTTTAACGGAGACATCATAATTTCAAATTTCGATACCAACTTTAGTAACGATTCACAGATCCCGATCTCTAAAAACCAACCGTTTTATCCGAAGTTTACTACTGTAGATGGTATTGATCACATTCAGGTTACCGCATCCAAGGCAGGAGTGATACGTACCGAAACCGATTTTGAAGGTATCGTGGTAAAAGGGGTGAGTGAGGACTATAATTGGGCGTACTTTGATGATTTTTTGGTAGAAGGCGATCTTCCCGATTTTAGCGGTGACCTTGGTAATGAGATCCTCTTATCCTCCTATTTGGCAAACCGCTTGCAGTTACAGCTCAATGATAAAATTGTCACCTTTTTTCTCAATGAAGACAGCACAAAACCACCCCGTACTCGCGGATTTGTGATCAAGGGGATCTACAACAGCGGCTTTCAACAATTTGATGAACAATTTATCATTGCCGATATCCGTCATATTCAGCGTCTCAATAAATGGGAAGCTGACCAGATTGGTGCTTTCGAGCTTTTTGTTGAGGATTTCGATGATATACAACAGGTAGGCAACGCCGTTTATAAGGAAACGGAAAGTACACTGGATACTCAGACCATTCGGGAAAAGTATTATTCCATTTTCGAGTGGCTCGACCTTTTCGATTTTAATATTGCCCTAATCATCGGGATCATGATCCTGGTTGCCGGGATTAATATGATTACTGCCTTACTGGTACTCATACTGGAACGAACACAAATGATAGGAATTCTCAAAGCACTGGGAAGTAATGATTGGAGTGTACGCAAGGTGTTTTTATACAATGCAATGTACCTAATTGGAGTAGGCCTCTTCTGGGGAAATGTCATTGGTCTCGGACTCCTTCTAGCTCAGAAGTATTTCAAACTGTTTCCGTTAAACCCGGATACATATTACGTTACCGAAGCCCCTGTCTATCTGGATGCCGGCTATATTCTGGCACTTAATGCGGGAACGTTTATTTTGTGTCTTTTAATGCTGCTTATTCCAACCTGGATCATTGCCAAGATCTCTCCTGTTAAGGCCATTCGTTACGAATAATAGTTTTTGTGCTCCTACAGCCTACTGGGTTGAGGCTAATAAAAGTGGCCATAGTTGCGCTCCTCTGAATTAAAATTGTCGCCTATCTGAAAGGAGTAATGGCAAGTCTACGGGACGTCTGTGAACGACAATGTTGATGATAAGATTTCCATGGGATTCCTAGCAAGTTTATATAAATAAGAATTACCTGTTTTTCCTCTCTTTCCGCTCAAAATCTCTATTAATTTGAAAGCTCTGGAGACAGACTTTTTTATACCTTTGCACTTCTAAAATTTGTTATGGAATACGCAGAAAACATATTGGGCACTATCGGGAATACGCCATTGGTAAAGATTAACAATCTAACTAAAGACATTCCGGCATTGGTGCTAGCAAAATACGAGACCTTTAATCCCGGAAATTCGGTCAAGGACCGAATGGCGCTGAAGATGATAGAAGATGCCGAAAATGACGGCAGATTAAAACCCGGGGGGACCATCATTGAAGGTACCAGCGGGAATACGGGAATGGGCCTGGCACTGGCAGCTATTGTAAAAGGATACAAAATGGTATGTGTGATCAGTGATAAACAGAGCAAGGAGAAAATGGATATTCTTAGAGCCGTAGGTAGTGAAGTGATTGTGTGTCCTACCGATGTTGAACCGGACGACCCAAGATCATATTATTCTACTTCCAAACGTTTGGCCGAAGAAACACCTAACAGTTGGTATGTGAATCAGTATGACAATCCTAGCAATACTGCAGCACACTACGAAAGTACCGGACCCGAGATTTGGAGGCAAACCGACGGAAAAGTGACTCACTTTGTAGTGGGTGTAGGTACCGGTGGTACCATTAGTGGGGTAGGGAAATACCTAAAGGAACAAAACCCCAATATTAAAGTATGGGGAATCGATACTTACGGAAGCGTATTTAAAAAATATCACGAGACAGGAATTTTTGATGAAAAGGAAATCTATCCTTATGTAACTGAAGGAATAGGCGAAGATATTCTTCCTAAGAATGTGAACTTCGATATTATTGATGGTTTTACCAAAGTGACCGATAAGGATGCCGCAGTATATACTCAGAAACTCGCTAAAGAAGAGGGTATGTTTCTCGGAAATTCGGCAGGAGCAGCCATAAAAGGCTTGCTTCAGCTAAAAGACCATTTTACAAAAGACGATGTGGTAGTGGTACTTTTTCATGACCACGGAAGTAGGTACGTGGGGAAAATGTTCAACAACGACTGGATGAAAAAAATGGGTTATATCGATTAGACCATTCGTTAAATGTTTTAAAAAATCCTTTCTTTCCGGAAAGGATTTCTTTATTTTTAAG is from Constantimarinum furrinae and encodes:
- a CDS encoding ABC transporter permease, with translation MNFEFFIARRIIASKDYKSSISAPIIKIAISAIALGIIMMLISIATGVGLQKKIREKVSAFNGDIIISNFDTNFSNDSQIPISKNQPFYPKFTTVDGIDHIQVTASKAGVIRTETDFEGIVVKGVSEDYNWAYFDDFLVEGDLPDFSGDLGNEILLSSYLANRLQLQLNDKIVTFFLNEDSTKPPRTRGFVIKGIYNSGFQQFDEQFIIADIRHIQRLNKWEADQIGAFELFVEDFDDIQQVGNAVYKETESTLDTQTIREKYYSIFEWLDLFDFNIALIIGIMILVAGINMITALLVLILERTQMIGILKALGSNDWSVRKVFLYNAMYLIGVGLFWGNVIGLGLLLAQKYFKLFPLNPDTYYVTEAPVYLDAGYILALNAGTFILCLLMLLIPTWIIAKISPVKAIRYE
- a CDS encoding PLP-dependent cysteine synthase family protein; translation: MEYAENILGTIGNTPLVKINNLTKDIPALVLAKYETFNPGNSVKDRMALKMIEDAENDGRLKPGGTIIEGTSGNTGMGLALAAIVKGYKMVCVISDKQSKEKMDILRAVGSEVIVCPTDVEPDDPRSYYSTSKRLAEETPNSWYVNQYDNPSNTAAHYESTGPEIWRQTDGKVTHFVVGVGTGGTISGVGKYLKEQNPNIKVWGIDTYGSVFKKYHETGIFDEKEIYPYVTEGIGEDILPKNVNFDIIDGFTKVTDKDAAVYTQKLAKEEGMFLGNSAGAAIKGLLQLKDHFTKDDVVVVLFHDHGSRYVGKMFNNDWMKKMGYID